One Pyxicephalus adspersus chromosome 3, UCB_Pads_2.0, whole genome shotgun sequence genomic window carries:
- the EXOSC9 gene encoding exosome complex component RRP45 — translation MRETPLSNCERAFLLQGISEKKTNLFFYYFRPSELVVKLNRLLERCLRNSKCIDTESLCVQAGEKVWQIRVDLHLLNHEGNIIDAASIAAIAALCHFRRPDVSVQGDEVTVYPLEERDPVPLNIHHMPICVSFAFFQQGTYLLVDPSEREERVMDGLLVIAMNKHREICTIQSSGGIMLLKEQVLRCSKIAGVKVAEITELIQKALENDRNVRKQGGKFGFAESLPDKKITVLKMEKILVDTKDVREKAEEVISKSEPPSDVVAKPVVWAAGTAQIGEGSANAWGELEESEEEDDDDDDDEDVETVQLPETTKKSSKDVIMLSDSEEEEVIILQPEEQSKASLPAAVSKGSSSKKSKSRKK, via the exons ATGAGGGAGACGCCTCTATCCAACTGCGAGAGAGCTTTCTTGCTCCAGGGAATCAGTGAGAAAAAG acaaacttatttttttattattttagacctTCAGAACTTGTAGTAAAACTTAACAGACTGCTGGAAAGATGTCTTAGAAATTCAAAGTGTATTGACACTGAGTCACTTTGTGTTCAGGCAGGAGAGAAG GTATGGCAAATTCGAGTTGATCTACACTTACTAAATCATGAAGGTAACATAATTGATGCAGCAAGCATAGCGGCTATTGCAGCACTTTGTCACTTCAGAAGGCCAGACGTTTCTGTCCAAGGAGATGAAGTCACAGTG taccctCTAGAAGAAAGGGACCCTGTTCCACTAAACATCCATCACATGCCTATTTGTGTAAGCTTTGCCTTCTTTCAACAAGG GACATATTTGCTGGTGGATCCCAGTGAACGAGAGGAACGGGTCATGGATGGACTTTTGGTGATAGCAATGAACAAGCACAGAGAAATTTGTACTATCCAATCAAGTGGAGGAATCATGCTGCTAAAAGAACAG GTTCTGAGGTGCAGCAAAATAGCTGGTGTTAAGGTGGCTGAGATTACGGAACTCATTCAGAAAGCCCTTGAAAATGACCGAAATGTCAG GAAGCAGGGAGGTAAATTTGGCTTTGCAGAATCTCTTCCAGATAAGAAAATAACAGTTCTAAAGATGGAAAAAATCCTTGTAGATACAAAAGATGTCAGGGAAAAAGCTGAAGAGGTCATTTCCAAATCAGAGCCTCCATCAGATGT TGTTGCAAAACCTGTTGTTTGGGCTGCTGGCACTGCTCAAATTGGAGAAGGTTCTGCAAATGCATGGGGAGAGTTGGAGGAATctgaagaagaagatgatgatgatgatgacgatgaagATGTTGAAACTGTCCAACTGCCAGAGACCACAAAGAAATCTTCAAAAG ATGTTATCATGCTGTCTGACAGTGAAGAGGAAGAAGTAATTATACTGCAACCTGAGGAACAATCAAAAGCCAG CTTACCGGCTGCAGTGTCCAAAGGCTCTTCAAGCAAGAAGTCCAAAAGTAGGAAGAAATAA
- the CCNA2 gene encoding cyclin-A2 produces the protein MSQYVLRDENQENVQPRKLTLQQAGSQGGRTVLGVLQENRGLRGAPSRGGKQQPAPVLAASNRLGINDENYGTLPAGKTKQATFAIHVDEPDCANYRKMPVTKKPVEDEPLKQLNKVVITLGQRKPLEPLDLPVVPSGYDSPMDMSLVDEEEKVVTTNEVLDYAEEIHTYLREMEIKCKPKSGYMQKQPDITNNMRAILVDWLVEVGEEYKLQNETLYLAVNYIDRFLSSMSVLRGKLQLVGTAAMLLASKFEEIYPPEVAEFVYITDDTYNKKQVLKMEHLVLKVLSFDLAAPTILQYLNQYFRLHPVTPKMEGLCMYLGELSLVDADPFLRYLPSVVAASAFVIANFTLNEETWPDSLAKFTGYSLDSLKPCIQDLYRTYLAAATHQQQAVREKYKTAKYHGASTVDPPESLSTIL, from the exons ATGTCGCAGTACGTGCTGCGGGACGAGAACCAGGAAAATGTCCAGCcgaggaagctgacattgcagcaaGCTGGGAGCCAGGGAGGCCGCACCGTGCTCGGCGTGCTGCAAGAGAACCGGGGGCTGCGCGGGGCACCGAGCAGAGGAGGCAAACAGCAACCAGCACCG GTTCTTGCAGCAAGCAATCGCCTGGGCATTAATGATGAGAACTATGGCACGCTACCAGCTGGAAAGACCAAGCAGGCTACGTTTGCCATTCATGTGGATGAACCGGACTGTGCGAACTATCGGAAGATGCCAGTCACAAAAAAGCCTGTGGAAGATGAACCACTTAAACAGCTCAATAAAGTGGTTATTACACTTGGACAAAGAAAGCCTTTGGAACCTCTAGATCTTCCAGTGGTCCCTTCTGGCTATG aTTCTCCAATGGATATGTCCCTTGTGGATGAAGAAGAGAAAGTAGTCACTACCAATGAAGTTCTCGATTATGCAGAAGAGATTCACACTTACCTCAGAGAAATGGAG ATTAAATGTAAACCCAAATCTGGCTACATGCAGAAGCAGCCCGACATAACGAACAACATGCGTGCAATCCTTGTTGACTGGCTGGTTGAAGTTGGTGAAGAGTACAAGCTGCAGAATGAAACGCTATATTTGGCTGTGAACTACATTGACCGTTTTTTGTCATCCATGTCTGTACTACGAGGAAAACTTCAACTAGTGGGCACTGCTGCTATGCTTTTAGCTTC GAAATTTGAAGAGATCTACCCACCTGAAGTGGCAGAATTTGTTTATATAACTGATGACACCTATAACAAGAAACAAGTTCTTAAAATGGAACATTTGGTACTTAAAGTACTGTCTTTTGACCTTGCTGCTCCAACTATCCTGCAATACCTCAATCAGTATTTCCGTCTGCATCCAGTGACTCCCAAAATGGAGGGCTTGTGCATG TATCTGGGAGAGCTCAGTTTGGTAGATGCAGACCCTTTCCTCCGGTACTTGCCATCTGTTGTTGCTGCATCTGCTTTTGTCATTGCCAACTTCACATTAAATGAAGAGACCTGG CCTGATTCCTTGGCTAAGTTCACAGGATACTCCTTAGATAGTCTTAAACCTTGCATCCAGGATCTATATCGCACATATCTTGCTGCAGCAACACATCAACAACAGGCTGTTCGTGAGAAGTACAAGACTGCAAA gtATCATGGTGCATCTACAGTTGATCCTCCAGAGTCACTTTCTACAATTTTATAA